The following is a genomic window from Rubeoparvulum massiliense.
TAACAAAGGATAAGACTGCCTATAAATTTGATGATATTGGCTGTATGGTTCAGTTTATTGAAGCAGGGGAAAAGAACAGCCTCGATTTAGGTGCTGTCTATGTGAAAGATACCGATAATAATCAGTGGATTGAATGGACCAATGCTGTCCATGTTTACCACCCTGACATTTGGACACCCATGGCCTATGGGGTGATTAGTTTTAGTAATGAAGAGTCTGCACGGAGGTACATGATGGAATATCCTGATGCTGAGCTAATTACCACACCTCAGTTATTTGAGCATAACTGGTTTGAGCTAGTGAAATGAGGGTGCGATGATGAGAAAGCTTCGATCCGTTGCACGCCAAGAGCTATTGATGCTGATCAAAAGCAGGTGGATCCTCCACTATTCCATTCTTTTTGCTATTCTTGCCCTGATTATTTCAATGATTGGTACGCGAGCATATTCAGGCTATGATGGGTTCACGATCAGCACTGCAAATTTACTTAACCTCTCACTATTACTAGTGCCATTAATTGCACTCCTATTTGGTAGTATGAACTGGGCTGGTGAACAGGAGGATGGTTGGCTCCCCCTTCTCCGTACCTATCCTTTGAGTAGACTTAGTCTAATCGGTGGTAAATATTTGGGCCTACTCTTGGGCATGGTAATGGTTATTTCCATAGGTTATGCCATTTCAGGATTCTTTTTTGTCTTTCAAGGTGCTACTTTCCCTGTTCAGACATTTCTCACCTTTTGGAGTGCTTCCATCATCCTGGCAGCGATTTTTCTTGCCATAGCCATTATGCTTGGAGCCTGGAGTAAGAATCGCTTACAGGCAATGGGGACAAGCTTAATCATCTGGGCTTGGCTTCTCTTATTCTATGAATTCTTCCTATTTATATTGGCTACATGGCTACCAAAAACATGGATTCTTCCTTTTCTTGTGGTCTCTCTTTACTTTAATCCCGTAGAGCTCGTTCGCTCCTGGGTTATCTTATCTATGGGCAGCGGCATCCTCTTCGGACCCGAGCTCTACTCATTTGTTACCTGGAGTGAAGCCTGGGTAGGACAGCTTCTCTATTTAGGTGTAGCAATACTTTGGATCATCATCCCATTGTTTTTTACCCTGATAATGGAGAGGAGAACCCAAGATGAGTGAAGGATACATTCTTGAAGTAGAGAATATTAGTAAATCATTTCATAACCAAGTCAAGCTAGCCCCCATCTCATTTCAAGTGCGAGAAGGTGAGGTTCTAGCTCTATGTGGCGGTAATGGTGCTGGAAAGAGCACATTACTCAAGATCATCGTCGGTATGCTTAAGCCAACCACAGGGAGGATCCTACTTCAGGGCGAGACATTCTCTTCGCTCGCTATTAAGAAGCGCCAGCTCTTTGGCTATTTCCCTGATCAAATCCGTTATCCCATTCATTTAACTGCCAGGGAGATCTTATGCTACCTTGCTCGATTACAAGATGCTCCACTTTACCGCGTACCTGAAGTATTAGAGTTGGTTGGCCTTACCTCCCATCAAGATGAGAGGGTGCGTACTTTCTCCAAGGGGATGCAGCAAAGACTAGGGTTAGCTCAGAGTTTACTTACCGATCCACCATTACTCATCTTTGATGAACCGACCAATGGCTTGGACCCCATCTGGGTTCACCATTTTAAGCAGATCGTTCGTCAGCTTCAGCAGAATGGCAAGACCATTCTCTTTACATCTCATATCCTACACGATGTGGAGGAATTAGCGGACCGTGTTGCTTTAATGAATGAGGGTAAGCTCCTTGTACTAGGGAGCTTAGCAGAGCTACGGCAGCAGGATGGCGTGTTGATGTCATGGGAGGATCTATTCTTCCACTATCTTCAGTCCACTTAAACGGCATATAAAAAGAGCATGGCTGTTAACCATGCTCTTTTTCGCCAGTCTATTCCTTACTTGTACTCTTGCTTAATGACCACTATGGTCTTGGTCATCTTGCTTCTCTTCTTGCTGATGTTCTCCATGATCGTCAGTACCATGTTCACTATTATCCTGATTCATTTGACTCTCTTGCATTTTTTTCATTTTCTTTTCCCAACGTTCCTTAGAAACCTGATCAATTTCGGCTTTATCTGCTAAGAGCTCTGCTTCTACATCTTGATGCGTATCAACATAAGCTTGAGCGTCCTCTGCTCCAGTGAAGAAGGCATAACCATATTTCATCGGCGTTAGAATATTAGCTGAAACAGCGATGGCTTCTTCATATTCAACCCATTCCAACGTATTTAAGTCTCGCACCCATTCATGAGCTACCTCAGCTTCTAAGGTACGTTGAAAATTAAGCATGCAACCTACATCATCAAAGAAATAGTGTGTACCATCTGCAGTGACTAGTTGTGCTGTAAAAGCACCCATTTCATGATCATCATGGTAGACTACCATATTACAAAATGCACACTTTTCGTCTGCACCGGGCTCTTGTGGAGTGAAGATGGCATCCGCTTCTGTTTTTTCAGCTAGATTCTCTGCAGCTTCATGACTTTCTTGTTGTTGAGCCATAGCTGCTTCAGTGGCAGAATTGTTTGTTGTGTTCGGTGTAGTGTTACTCTCACTATTTCCACAGGCTGTAACCAATAGTAAAGCACTCATCGTTACGAATAGGATAAAAATGCGTGAAAATTTCATACAAATCCTCCTTATTTTCAACTATTGTTACCATAGTTAACGTAGCAAATGTTTTTGAGGATTGTGTGAACTTTTCTCCAAAAAAGCACGAAGTGTACCAAACTATTGAGCCTAAATAATAGAGCCCATCATTTCCTTTGAAGTGGAGGACTTCTTTCGAAAGAATGTTAAAATAGAGGTGAAATATCCTGCTTCATCATTTGGTCCAATTTCGAAGTCTGCTCCAATTGATCATGTAAGCAGAAAGGAGGTATTTCATTGGTGAAACGTCTTTCCCTACTTGTTACATCGTTATTCTTCATACTTATTCTTTCTAGTTGTGGTAAAGAGAGCTTTCAACCACTATTAACTAAGCAACCAGTATTATTGGTTTTTAACCAAGGAGATCATACGCTCTCCTTTATAGAACGCTCTTCCTTTCAAGAGATCACACGTTGGCAATGGAAAGAAGCAATTACAGGAGGGTTGCTGTTCCCTGATCAGGACCATCTCTTATTATACGGAAAGGATCTATCCTACATTATGATTTACTCACTCTCTACCGGTGAGGAGATCACCAGATGGCCTGTCGGTACTGGAATTACCAATGCTGCCCTCTCACATGACGGTACGACCATCTATCTCACCGATCACGAGAAAAATTCCTTGCGTTTTTTTTCACTTGAAGGCCATGAAATCAAGGAATTACAAGGTGGTGAACGACCTTATACATTACTTGTAGGTCCTGATTATCTCTTTGTTTATCACTTTTACGATGATATGATCGGAAGGGTGAATCTCACTGAGATGAATTATGATCAAACCTTCCCTTCATCCCCTTTTCCCTTTGGCGGCTTATACCGAATTGATGAGAATGAGCTTTGGGTTGGAGGTCATGGAGCAGGTTCAGAAGTGGAGGAAGCGGTTACCATTTTCAATACGATAGATGGTAGTATCAAAACAACCATTCAAACACCTTATATGCCCATCGCTTTTGCTGAATGGGGAGACTTCGTTTATGTGCTGAGCCATGGAACAAGCACACTCTATCAGGTGGATGCAGAGAGCAAGCGTGTTGTAAATTCCTTGCAGGTAGGTAGTAATTCATCGAGCTTGATTGCAGATCATGAGTATCTCTATGTTACTAGTCTAGATAGTAATGAGCTCTATGTAATACATCCGTCGAAGTTGCAGATTGAAAACACAATTCAAGTAGGTAAACAGCCCTTCCAGCTAATCCTACGAGAGGAAGATGAATCATGAACCAATTGCCCATTCTAATCGCAGATGACGAAGCAGAGATGCGTGAGCTAATCGCTCTCTACCTACAACGTGAGGGCTATGCTGTTGTGGAAGCATCCAATGGCTTCGAAGTCCTACAACTATTGAAGAATCATGAGGTAGCCCTTATCCTTCTTGACATCATGATGCCCCAGCTTGATGGAATGAGTACTTGTGTAAAGATACGTGAGGTCTCCAATGTCCCTGTTATTTTTGTGACTGCACGCGGTGATGAATGGGATACGATCCATGGTTTACGAATTGGAGCGGACGATTACATTAGTAAACCATTCAGCCCTCATGAACTAGTAGCACGAATTGAAGCTGTTCTACGTAGAACGCAAAAAATCGAACATGAAGAAGAGACAACCAATTATGGTCCTATCTCCATTGATGAAAAAGGGCGCTTGGTCAAACTGAATGGGCAATTAATCACATTAACCTTGAAGGAATTCGATCTGCTTCTCACCTTTTGTCAGCATGAGGGTCAAGTACTTAGTCGCGAACAGTTACTGAATAAAGTATGGGGCTATGATTACTATGGAACAGTACGTACTGTCGATACTCATGTGAAGACGCTCCGCTTAAAGCTAGGAAAAGAAGCATCATTAATCCAAACAGTCTGGGGAATTGGTTATAAATTTGAGGTGTAATGATGAAAAAGTTAACACTTTCATTACAACAGAAGCTATGGCTAACCATCAGTGCAACTTTTATTATTGCACTCTTGCTCTCCTATGGGCTTGTACAGTTTTTCTATGAACGGCTCTATGTAGATGGTGTTGAAAACTCCTTGCTATACGAAGGGAAGCAGTTAGTCCAAGAGTATCATGGTGGTCCTGTTAAAGAGGTACTAGGTGAGAAGGTAGAATGGTATAATCGCATCTCTGAAGCAGAGATTTTTCTTGTGGAAAATCCTCGGGAGCTAAGTGCTTGCTTACCCTTTGATATTCAATATGACTCCTTAATCAGCGGTGAGGAACGAGCAGAACTCTTACAAGGGAAAGCGCTGACCAAACGCAGCTATGAACCCCGATTTGAGCGGGATATTCTTGCCGTCATGGTCCCTCTATTAGAAGAGAATCGATTGGCGGGCGTGCTCTACCTCTATGTTCCCCTCGCCTCTATCCAAGAGACATTACAAAACGCTCAGCATATCTTAATTCTTTCTGCCATTCTCTTGATTGGTATCGCACTCTTGATGGGGCAACGAATTGCTTCTTACCTTACAAGGTCATTAAAGTCCATGGAAAAAATCGCTTTAGAAATGGCGAAGGGTAATTTTTCTGATAAGATTACCATCCCTACTGAGGACGAAGTAGGACGCTTAGGTATGGCTTTCAACATCATGTCGGATGCATTACAAAGTGAAGATGAGCGTAAGAAGGAATTCCTTGCCAATGTCTCCCATGAATTGCGAACACCCATCAGTTATATTCAAGGGTATAGCGAAGCGCTTCTCGATGGTGTTGTCTCCTCTGAAGAGCAGGAACAGAAATACCTTCGTTTAATTCGACGTGAGGCAGGTCGAATGGAACGGCTGGTTCGGGATCTCCTTGACTTGGCTACATTGGAAGGGGATTATCCACTGCAACAAACCGCCTTACCCTTTGCCCAACTCATTACCGAGGTGGCAGATACTCTATTGCCGCATATTGAAATGAAAAAACAGCATTTACATCTCCAATTAGATCATGACGTGATTGTTTTTGGTGATGAGGATCGATTGGAACAGGTTATCCACAATTTATTGACCAATGCCAATCGCTATACACCTGAGGGAGGAATGATCAAGCTCTCCTTACGACAAGAGGATGAACAAGCACTCTTAGCTATCTCCGATACTGGAATTGGTATTCCTGCAGATGATCTTCCGCGAATTGGTGAACGTTTCTTCCGTGTAGATAAGGGACGTAGTCGACAAGAAGGGGGAACTGGTTTAGGACTGGCAATTGTGAAGCAGATCGTGATTCGTCATCATGGTACCTTGGAGATCCAAAGTGAATGGCAAAAAGGAACGACCATTACAATTGCTTTACCTACTTTTCGTGGCAATGTAGAGGAGAAAAAATAAAGAACATCTTCATATTCATAGGTCTTAGTAACTGGGAATAGCCATCATTGTTCATTCTCCAATGGCTTCCTGTAAGGTTAGATTACGTCGTTCAATCTCTCGGTATAATAGATGGATAAACTCTAAATCTAATTGAAGCTCCACCGCTTTAAAATATGCTTCAATTAAAGATTGATCGCTTATCACAGTCACTGGTATCCCTCCACTTCCATAATTTGCTTAATCATATCATAGATAAATTTGTGGAACAAGCGTTCTGTTATCCACAGATTTATGTGGATAATATGTGGATAGAGTGTGTATAACCCTGTTTTTTCGCTTGGTATCTTGTCATTTTTTGTGGATAAGTTATTCACAGAACGTATGCTCTGTCGATAACCTTCGTATTTATTATCTGTTTGCAAAAATTTGCATTATTTATCCTGTTTAATTATAATAATTATTAAGTAATAAAAACTAAATTATATGGGAGTGAAGCATATGTATGATGTAGCAATTATTGGTGCAGGTCCTGCAGGAGCTAGTGCAGCTCTATTCATCGCCAAAGCTGGCAAGCATGTACTCCTGGTGGATAATGATAAAAGTATTACCAAAAGAGCTTGGATGGAGAACCATTATGGGGTGATGGAGATTTCAGGACCTGATCTCATGGAAACTGGGATCAACCAAGCGAAACGGTTTGGTGCAGAGGTAACACGGGAGGAAGTTCAACACATCAAAAAAGAAGAGAATGGGTTTATACTACAAGGTGAAAAGGGATCATATTCTGCCCAGCAAGTGATTCTAGCAACAGGAATGTCTACTGATCTCGGTGCTGAACTGGGGTTGGAAATCGTTCCAGGTACAGAGCCACGGGTAAAATCAATCTATAAGGTGGATGAAGAAGGAAGAGCCTCACTTCCTGGTGTTTGGGCAGCTGGTATCTGTGCAGGCGTTAGCCTACATACCATTATTACCGCAGGCGATGGGGCCAAAGTAGCTATCAACCTACTCAGCGCAATGAATGGTCAACGCTATGTGGACCACGATGTTTTTCAACCAAAGTAAAGTTCTTCTCTAACTAGCGGCATAAAAATATATAGAGCAAGCGCCTACCCATTGAGGAATGCGCTTGCTCTTTTTATTAATCTTGGTATTATCTTTCCTGTTTTATTGACCCAAACCTGAATTTCGCAGTTGCTTCCTGTAGTTGGGAAGAGGTTTGTGCCAACGTTTCCGCTGCTGCCACCATCTCCTCCATGGTCGCATTCTGCTCTTCAGCTGCTGCAGCAACATTCTCAATAAAGGCAGAGGATTCCTCTGTAAGCTTTTGGACATCCTGCATAACTTGAACCATGCGCTGTGATGAAGCTGTCATTCCCTCTGCACCTGACATCACTCCCTCAACCTGTTGAGCAACAATTCGAATATTATCTAGGATCGTGGAGAATTGTTCACCTGCCTGCTGCACTAGTTCAATACCTTTTGCTACTACCTCTTCTTCCGTTTTCATTCCGGTAACCGAATAAGAGATGGAGACCTGAATCTCATTGATTAGATCCTTAATCTCTTGTGTAGCAGTAGCGGATTGCTCTGCAAGCTTTCGAACCTCGTCGGCAACAACAGCAAAGCCCTTGCCGTGTTCACCTGCCCTTGCAGCTTCAATGGCCGCATTGAGGGATAAAAGATTGGTCTGTTGAGCGATCTCTGTAATCATGGTAACGATCTGCTGAATAGCTCGGGATTTTTCTCCAAGATCGATGACGTTACCAGCAATCCCCTTCGTCGTCTCCTGTAGATGATTCATGTGCTGAATTGTATCTTTAACCACCTGATGCCCTTGTTCAGCAATCTGGGTTGTCTCAGCGGTTACTCGATTCACTTCGGTCACTGCATGAGCCACCTCATCAATATCACCTGCAATGGAGTTGATCAATTGATGCGCTCCTTGTACCTTCGCAAATTGCTGCTCCGAGGAAGCGGACACCTCCTGGATGGAGAGGGTGATGCTTTCTGTAGTCTTTCCTGTCTCCTCCATCCCAGCCTGTAGCTCTTCCGCCGAACTGGCTACCAGCTCCGCTGAATCCTGAACGTGGAAAACCAGCTTATGCAATTGCTCCCGCATCTGGTTATAGGAGTTTCCAATCTGACCGATCTCATCCTGTGAGGCTGTATGAATCGTTTGTTCAAAGCTGCCTTCACCAGCTAAGAGCATAGCATCTGTAAGATGATGCAATTGCTTTTTCATCCCTCGTGTAAAGAACAGCACCACAAGCACTGACAAGAGAATCACAATGGGAATAAAAACAAAGATCTTCATGGTGATCTTTTCAAGTGTCTCATCGATCAGTGCTTGTGAGGCACCAACATACCACATTCCAATAATCTCATCCTTGGCATTCCGAATCGGCATATAGGCTGCTTGATATGTTTTCCCCGCTACATCTGCTTCACCATAGAAGTTTTTACCCTGGTTCAATGTTTGCCCAATGACAGCCTCCGAAGCCTTGGTTCCAACTGCCCGATTCCCATCACGAATGACATTGGTTGTAATTCGCGTATCACCTTGAAAGATGGTAACCGTTCCACCGGAATAGGCTGCAATTTGATCAACCATTTCCTCATTATCATTGACAAGAACATGCCCTTTGTACAGTTGTCCGTTCCGGATCTCCCAACCACCTGGATAAAGGTGATCCAAGGTGGTATAACCGAATTGTAGATCAGACCGTGCTTTCTCCACGGCTGTTGCTTTGATCCCGTCATATACCTCCTGATACACAATAAGCCCTATTCCTCCCCCTAGGAATAGCAACAAAAGAACCACCAACAGATTGATTTTTACAGTGATTCCTAAGTTAGAAAGGAATTTTCTCATATCTGCTCCCCCTTCAATGTAGGCAAATACACCTATACATATTCTATACCATAGAGGGTAGCATGTCGTAATAGACTAAAGTCATATTTATCAGTTTTGTTCGTATTTTTAGGAAAAATAAATCTTCTAAACATGAGGGAGCGCTGTTCTTTTTGTTTTTTCCCCATCATAGGAAAAGAGAAATTCTCGTTGATCGAGAATGGTTTCCAGATAAACATTGGTACCCCATAGCTGATAGAGATAAGGCAAACATTTTTCGAGATACTGGATATCTAACTCGATACCTTCGTAATAGTGACGAATATAGAGACCACCTTGTTTCCCATAATCAGCATCCTCCACCATTAGATACGGGAAGCCACCATTCACCCGCATATTCACAAGATGATCCCGTACTTCCTCCCAATTCTTGCTTGTAATCTTATACTCTCGTCCCTCTTTGCTAAAGAGATAAAGATCGAGATCCTCAATGATGTCTCCATTGAGATAGTTTCGTAAAAAAGACTGATCTGATTCTACCTCCCTAATTTCGAATATTTTCTCCCTACCCCATCGTTTCTCCAATGCTTCAAACATTCGATAGCCCAGATAGTAGGGATTGATACCCGTAGATGAGGGATGAATAACCTGGCTATGCAAACAAGCAAATTCGATGGTCTCCCCTTCATCGAGATCCAGCTGTCTTAGGAGGCGTGTATGCCAGTAGGTGGCCCAACCTTCATTCATGATCTTTGTTTCTATTTGTGGCCAGAAGTAGCGCATCTCGTCACGTACAATCGAGAGGATATCACGCTGCCATTCCTCCAAATAGGAGGAATGCTGAAGAATAAAGAAGAGAATATCCTTCTCTGGGTGAGAAGGATAACGTTTACCCCCTCTTTCTTCTCCCGCTTCTGTTGCTGAAGAATTCCATTGGTCTAGCTTCCATAATTCTTCATAAGGATTTTTATTCCTCTGTGGATTCCGGGATGTCATTGACTTTTTTTGACCTATTCTTTGCTCTTTTTTATGTCCGCTTTGCTCTTTAAATCCAGATGGTTCAATATGTTCCTGAAAGGCCATGGCCGCATCTAGAAACCGCTCAACCCGTTCACGTCCATACAGCATCTCATATTGACGAATTCGCTCTGCATGTAAAGTCATGCTATGAACCATCTTTCGGTTGGTACCAGTAAAGCATTGATTATTCTTAAAAAAGTCACTGTGACCTAAGACATGAGCCACGATCATTTTATTTTGAATGAGTGAATTTCCTTCCAATAAGAAGGCATAGCAAGGATCCGAATTGATGACAAGTTCATAGATCCTGCTGAGTCCAAGATCATAATCCAATTTCATTCGATAGAATGCCTTGCCAAAACTCCAATGGGAGTAGCGAGTTGGCATCCCATATGCACCGAAGGTATAAAGGATATCCGGAGGGCAGACTTCATAACGCATATCAAAGAAGTCTAATCCCTCCAATTTGGCTAAGGATGTCAATTGCTCAATCGCCTGTTCTAATTCACCCCACGCATCCCTAACCAATGGTACTTCCCTCCTTGGAAAAAAAGTGCCTTAGAGCATGATAGATCTGGCGGCGTTCTCGAATCTGAACATAACGAAAGGCAGGGTGGATGATTTTTTGAAAAACGGACATCAACGTACTATATCGATTATATTGATTCACTTCCCCATAGCCAAAAAAATTTATCTGTGTCAGCAGCTCCTTAACTAAGGTAAGACTGCGATTATTATCCGAGGAAAGGTTATCTCCATCAGAAAAATGCACCACATAGCGGTTAAAGCTCGCGTGAGGATAGCGTTCCGCCAAGATGTTCAATGCCAGTTGATATGCTGATGAACAGATGGTACCACCACTCTCCCCACGGAGAAAAAAATCCTCTTCCGTTACTTCACGTGCTTCCGTATGATGAGCAATGAATACTAGCTCCACATCATCGTATTGTGTTCGTAAAAATCGTGTCATCCAGAAGAAGAAGGTACGTGCAACATACTTCTCAAACGCTCCCATACTACCTGATGTATCCATAATCGCAATAATAACTGCATTGGAATAAGGTTTTATCTCCTCTTCCCAGGTTTTGAAACGCAGATCCTCAGGATGAAGGGTAAAAGATGTAGCCCCCTGACGACGATGACGTTTTAGTGCTTCCAAGAGCGTTCGTTTCTTATCAAGATTACCCATCAAGCCTTTTTTTCGGATATCAGTGAAACGTATGGTGGGGTACTTGAGATTTCGCGGTTGCTTAACCTCTTGAAGATGAGGCAGCTCAAGCTGTGTAAAGAGCATCCCCTCTATTTCCTCTAGGGTTACCTCTGCCTCAATATACTCGACACCTGGTTCCGTTCCCGCAGTTCCTTCGCTCCCCTCACCATTTCCTTGCTCCTTAGAAGGGGAACGAGCAATCACATCCCCCACTTGGCTGGAGCCATCCCCCTGGCCAATATGCTGATTTTTCTCATAATTATAGCGAATTCGATACTCCTCCAAGCTACGAATGGGGATGCGAATAACCTGACTGCCATTGGACAACACAATGCTCTCTTCACTGAGAAGGTCGTCTAATCTACTTCGAACAGCTTGACGAACCTTCTCTTTATGACGCATCTGATCCTCATGACCTTTGCGATGTAAGGACCAATCGTCCCGTGATAATATAAATGACTGATCCATGAACTCTCCCCCTTCCAATCTCCTATTAACGATTCAGGAGACTTCCCACATATCGTAAAATCTCATTGGCACAGACAGGGCAGTAGCCATACTCTTCAATTAAGCGAGCACTCACCTCATTGATCTTCTTCAGCTGCTGTTCATCTGGTGTTTTACTCGAGGTCGTGATCTTAACAACATCCTTTAAATCAGTGAATAATTTTTTCTCAATGGCTTCCTTTAAGCGTTCATGACTTTGATATTCAAAACGCTTCCCTTTCCGAGCATAGGCGGAGATTCGGATCAGAAGCTCTTCACGAAAGGCCTTCTTCGCATTCTCTGAGATCCCGATTTGCTCTTCGATGGAGCGCATTAACCGCTCATCGGGATCCAATTCCTCATCGGTGATGGGATCCTGCATCTTGTGACCATGACAGTAAGCTTCTACATTATCTAAATAGTTCTCCAGTAAATGGCGTGCTGATTCTTCATAGGAGTAGACAAAGGCCTTCTGAACCTCTTTCTTCGCCAACTCATCATATTCCCTACGAGCGATGGCTATATAGTTGAGATAGCGCTCCCGTTCCTCCTTCGTGATGGCAGGATGCTGATCCAGTCCATCCTTCATGGCACGTAAGATATCAAGCGCGTTGATACATGTGGCGTTAGAACGAATTAAGGCGCTGGAAATGCGGTTCATCACATAGCGTGGATCAATCCCGCTCATGCCTTCCTCAGGGAATTCCTGTTCCAACTCTCTTAAATCCGTATGATTCAGCCCTTCCACAGCTTCACCATTATAGAGCTTTAGCTTTTTCATCAGGTCAATCCCCTGCTTATTCGTGGGAAGTAGCCGTGTAAGAATGCTAAACATGGCTGTAATATAGAGTGCATGTGGAGCAATGTGTACATGGGATAATTCACTTTGGCTAATTAATTTTCGATAGATTTTTTCCTCATCATTTACTCGCAGATTGTAGGGAATAGGTATGACGATCATCCGTGACTGTAGCGCTTCATTTTTTTCATTGGCCACGAAGCTTCGGTACTCCGCTTCATTGGTATGGGCGATAATCAGTTCATCGGCAGAAATCAAGGCAAAACGACCTGCCTTAAAGTTTCCTTCCTGCGTGAGCGATAAGAGATTCCAAAGAAATTTCTCATCACATTTCAGCATTTCCTGAAATTCCATTAGGCCACGATTAGCAATATTCAATTCACCATCAAAACGGTAAGCACGAGGATCCGATTCCGATCCATAATCACCAATGGTAGAAAAATCAATACTCCCCGTAAGCTCTGCAATATCTTGTGACTTGGGATCAGAAGGGCTGAAGGTGCCGATCCCTCGTCTTCCTATTTCTGAGAAGAGAATACGTTCTACAGGTACCTCATGGAGTCGTCCTTGATACTCTGAATTGACCATATGCTGACAATGGGGGCAGAGCTCTCCTTCAATAAAGATTCCCAGCTCTTGTTCCACCTCGCTACGCATAAAGTGTGGAATAAGATGAAGTGGCTCCTCGTGCATGGGACACCCTTTGATCCCATAGAGCGCCCCTGCCTCTGTACGTGAATATGCCTCTAAGCCTTTCTTCAACATGGTAACAATGGTTGATTTGCCGCCGCTAACAGGTCCCATTAATAACAGAATACGCTTCCGAACGTCCAGTCTGCGTGCAGCAGAATGAAAGTACTCCTCCACCAATCTTTCCAGAGTACGTTCTAAGCCATATAGTTGGTCCGTAAAGAATTGATATTCATTACTGTCATCCTCTCGTTGTTCAATACCTGCATCCCGAATCATATTGTATAATCGAGCGTGTGATAGCTGCGCCACATAGGGCCGCTCCTTCACGATGGCGAGATAATCTGCAAACGTACCATTCCAATGTAATTCGCTTTCCTCCCTTTGGTACTGGGCAAGTCTATTGAGAATATCCACAGTTATCCTCCTCTTCTTTCCTTTTGATGAAGCATGGTCGCTTAATGAGTACTATATTTGTATGCGTCCGTAAAAAACTTGTTGTCAAATTCGCCACAGCTAACTTCTTCTCTTCATTTAAATATGAACATTTGTTATACTATAGGAAAGAAAGTACTAGGGGGAATTGCTCATGAAGATCGCCATTATCATTCTTGTTACGGT
Proteins encoded in this region:
- a CDS encoding PrkA family serine protein kinase; the protein is MDILNRLAQYQREESELHWNGTFADYLAIVKERPYVAQLSHARLYNMIRDAGIEQREDDSNEYQFFTDQLYGLERTLERLVEEYFHSAARRLDVRKRILLLMGPVSGGKSTIVTMLKKGLEAYSRTEAGALYGIKGCPMHEEPLHLIPHFMRSEVEQELGIFIEGELCPHCQHMVNSEYQGRLHEVPVERILFSEIGRRGIGTFSPSDPKSQDIAELTGSIDFSTIGDYGSESDPRAYRFDGELNIANRGLMEFQEMLKCDEKFLWNLLSLTQEGNFKAGRFALISADELIIAHTNEAEYRSFVANEKNEALQSRMIVIPIPYNLRVNDEEKIYRKLISQSELSHVHIAPHALYITAMFSILTRLLPTNKQGIDLMKKLKLYNGEAVEGLNHTDLRELEQEFPEEGMSGIDPRYVMNRISSALIRSNATCINALDILRAMKDGLDQHPAITKEERERYLNYIAIARREYDELAKKEVQKAFVYSYEESARHLLENYLDNVEAYCHGHKMQDPITDEELDPDERLMRSIEEQIGISENAKKAFREELLIRISAYARKGKRFEYQSHERLKEAIEKKLFTDLKDVVKITTSSKTPDEQQLKKINEVSARLIEEYGYCPVCANEILRYVGSLLNR